Proteins from a genomic interval of Alosa alosa isolate M-15738 ecotype Scorff River chromosome 8, AALO_Geno_1.1, whole genome shotgun sequence:
- the mtmr9 gene encoding myotubularin-related protein 9 has product MEFAELIKTPRVDGVVLHRPFMPVVEGTLCLTGHHLILSSRQDNTEELWLLHGNIDAIEKRFVGSSGSIIVKCKDLRTIQLDIPGMEECLNIASSIEALSTLDSVSLKYPFFYRPLFEVIEDGWNSFLPEEAFKDLESMTDEWRLSEVNKDFSVCPSYPALVTVPKDIDDDTLRKVSTFRHGGRFPVLSYYHKKNGMVMMRSSQPLTGTNGRRCKEDEKLINATLRAGKRGYIIDTRTITVAQQAKARGGGFELESNYPQWRRIHKAIERHSLLQESLIKLAEACNDQSHSMDRWLSKLEASSWQSHVKEILTTACLAAQCIDREGASVLVHGTEGTDSTLLVTSLAQIILDPSSRTIRGFQALVEREWLQAGHPFQQRCAQSAHSNGKLRGEAPVFLLFLDCVWQILRQFPCSFQFGEAFLLLLFEHAYASQFGTFMGNCAADRAKLKLPQKTVSLWSWVNRAEELERFTNPLYEPNGLVIWPSVAPQSLLLWEGVFLRWNRSSKWLDEAYDEMVHIIEYNKELQNKVNSLRRQLAQLETEDGPLQTP; this is encoded by the exons ATGGAGTTTGCTGAGTTGATAAAGACCCCCCGCGTCGACGGGGTGGTCCTCCATCGTCCCTTCATGCCTGTGGTGGAGGGCACGCTGTGTTTGACCGGACACCACCTGATATTATCATCGCGACAGGACAACACAGAAGAGCTGTGGCTGCTACACGGCAACATAGACGCCATCGAGAAGAG GTTTGTGGGCTCCTCTGGGTCCATTATTGTGAAATGTAAAGACCTGAGAACTATCCAGCTGGACATTCCTGGCATGGAGGAGTGTCTCAATATCGCCAGCTCCATTGAG GCTCTCTCCACCCTGGACTCCGTGTCCCTCAAATATCCCTTCTTCTATCGGCCCTTGTTTGAGGTCATCGAAGATGGATGGAACTCTTTCCTTCCCGAAGAGGCTTTCAAAGACCTGGAATCCATG ACAGATGAGTGGCGACTCAGTGAGGTGAACAAGGACTTCAGCGTGTGTCCATCCTACCCCGCGCTTGTCACCGTGCCAAAGGACATCGACGATGACACCCTCCGCAAGGTGTCAACCTTCCGCCACGGCGGCCGCTTCCCAGTGCTCAGCTACTACCACAAGAAGAACGGCATG GTGATGATGCGTTCCAGCCAGCCCCTCACCGGCACCAACGGCCGACGCTGCAAGGAGGACGAGAAGCTGATCAATGCCACGCTGCGGGCGGGCAAGCGTGGCTACATCATCGACACGCGCACCATCACCGTGGCACAGCAGGCCAAAGCGCGGGGCGGAGGCTTTGAGCTGGAGTCCAACTACCCACAGTGGAGAAGGATCCACAAGGCCATTGAGAG GCACAGTCTCCTGCAGGAGAGCCTGATCAAGCTGGCCGAGGCCTGTAATGACCAGTCCCACAGCATGGACCGTTGGCTCAGCAAACTGGAGGCCTCCAGCTGGCAGAGCCACGTCAAGGAGATCCTGACCACTGCCTGCCTGGCTGCCCAGTGCATCGACAG GGAGGGTGCATCTGTGCTGGTCCACGGCACCGAAGGAACAGACTCCACTCTGCTGGTGACCTCTCTGGCCCAGATCATCCTGGACCCGTCCAGCAGAACCATCCGGGGCTTCCAGGCGCTGGTCGAGCGGGAGTGGCTGCAG GCGGGCCACCCGTTCCAGCAGCGGTGTGCACAGTCGGCCCACTCCAACGGGAAGCTCCGTGGCGAGGCGCCCGTCTTCCTGCTCTTCCTGGACTGCGTGTGGCAGATCCTGCGCCAGTTCCCCTGCTCCTTCCAGTTCGGAGAGGCCTTCCTTCTCCTGCTCTTCGAGCACGCCTACGCCTCACAGTTCGGCACCTTCATGGGCAACTGTGCCGCCGACAG GGCCAAGCTGAAGCTGCCCCAGAAGACCGTGTCGCTGTGGTCGTGGGTGAACCGGGCCGAGGAGCTGGAGCGCTTCACCAACCCGCTGTACGAGCCCAACGGCCTGGTCATCTGGCCCTCCGTGGCCCCGCAGAGCCTGCTGCTGTGGGAGG
- the LOC125299536 gene encoding uncharacterized protein LOC125299536: protein MSECSPIQGYPTVRSHQLSSGRENNSSVLCDVIAAIKKLNDDQWMAITGGMSKIARLDFAEICLCIISNVSKSACKMFMPIVQILDFSTTNMEESQQSLNSPDTAVSTDSLLKESPLDIPLVRALCVQIVQEVKAACLVAIERIALSRPFTGSGDGWKDKCFRLEEETFKVFFKRLDELDLFAQKPDASSFLNKKQLMELEVTDLTQQVVTAILTVIESSCPNREHPVATTGLLHVVAKMRKFLASPKTYNNTLPLGSYSSSLNQGHPLQLTSDFNVKAFKTVLEVLFRSINCPFVDASQFKPDNVALLTRENSVLSYVITACNIISYTIDTVLEVLVALSEDKEEDFCFYATEMFLRVQYKVKQFMILGKISGMKDKIHSTDSQPAFKLDSEDFVFPIVTKHKEESECERSLVATDCVDYVTTESDSGVDPPVATCKSSLEKETYVSQKPTIAASDIAKELDVGEAVARLEDFINSGEIHKFSLELTKQVLHLLKKSTCQRVNLAVNQTVSDTDLPSPQRGNNEIDSSSVSLEFAYMFAEDSVKCFFHQLLFPSCPSKVSDPNDFIQSMWSFNPCLAMAAHESCSGNTICSSRALRETVDLLREVIVNQVMGSFSPAPAFPCASRSTEDAAGTTSCFETTDDPNSKSTTANERKRSKKSWKQKLCILPKLKIPKERIYKKYFSRRNAVSPLAPNLACPLDIDTAEGNHLLENLTFTSSVVIISEPHASTSQQIENVPAPDTAAKKPKKRNIFTKFFWSITKSLQTCFKK from the exons ATGTCTGAGTGCAGCCCAATCCAGGGCTATCCTACTGTCCGTTCACATCAGCTCAGCAGCGGAAGAGAGAACAACAGCTCTGTTCTCTGTGATGTTATTGCTGCTATTAAGAAACTGAATGATGA TCAGTGGATGGCCATTACAGGAGGCATGTCTAAA ATTGCGAGACTGGACTTTGCAGAAATATGCTTATGCATTATTTCAAACGTGTCAAAGTCTGCATGCAAGATGTTCATGCCAATTGTCCAAATCTTGGACTTCAGTACAACTAACATGGAGGAATCACAGCAGTCTCTCAATTCACCTGACACTGCTGTCTCAACAGATTCCTTACTGAAAGA GTCTCCTTTGGACATACCTCTCGTTCGTGCCTTGTGTGTGCAAATTGTTCAGGAGGTCAAAGCAGCCTGTCTTGTGGCTATTGAAAGAATTGCTCTAAGCAGACCATTCACTGGGTCTGGTGATGGCTGGAAGGACAAATGTTTTCGACTAGAGGAGGAGACTTTCAAAGTGTTCTTCAAAAGACTGGATGAACTGGACCTTTTTGCTCAAAAGCCAGATGCTAGTAGCTTTTTGAATAAGAAACAGCTTATGGAGTTGGAAGTAACAGATCTGACACAGCAAGTGGTGACTGCCATCTTGACTGTTATTGAGAGCTCATGTCCCAATCGTGAGCATCCCGTAGCAACCACTGGCCTGTTACATGTGGTGGCCAAGATGAGGAAATTCTTGGCCTCTCCAAAGACCTATAACAACACACTACCACTTGGTTCCTACTCCAGCTCTTTAAACCAAGGGCATCCCCTCCAGCTCACCTCGGACTTTAACGTGAAGGCTTTCAAGACGGTCCTCGAAGTGCTGTTCAGATCCATCAACTGTCCATTTGTGGATGCTAGCCAGTTCAAACCAGATAATGTGGCATTATTAACAAGGGAGAATTCTGTTTTATCCTACGTTATTACAGCATGCAACATCATATCGTACACCATTGACACTGTTCTTGAGGTCCTTGTTGCATTGTCAGAAGACAAAGAAGAGGACTTTTGTTTTTATGCCACTGAGATGTTCCTCAGAGTACAGTATAAAGTCAAGCAGTTCATGATCTTGGGTAAGATATCTGGAATGAAAGACAAAATACATAGCACAGACTCTCAGCCCGCATTCAAACTAGATTCAGAGGATTTTGTTTTTCCAATTGTCACTAAGCACAAGGAGGAGTCAGAATGTGAGAGGAGCCTGGTGGCCACGGACTGTGTTGATTATGTGACTACTGAATCTGATTCAGGAGTGGACCCACCAGTTGCTACTTGTAAAAGTTCGCTGGAGAAGGAAACGTATGTGTCACAGAAACCCACCATAGCTGCTTCAGATATTGCAAAGGAGCTGGATGTTGGGGAAGCTGTTGCACGGTTGGAAGACTTCATTAACAGTGGGGAAATTCACAAGTTTTCACTTGAACTCACAAAGCAGGTGCTTCACTTGCTAAAAAAGAGCACTTGCCAGAGAGTCAACCTGGCTGTCAACCAAACTGTTTCAGACACAGATCTTCCATCACCGCAGAGAGGAAACAATGAGATAGACAGCAGCAGTGTCTCTCTTGAGTTCGCCTACATGTTTGCCGAGGACTCTGTGAAATGCTTCTTCCATCAGCTGCTGTTCCCTTCTTGTCCAAGCAAAGTGAGCGACCCAAATGACTTCATCCAGAGCATGTGGAGCTTCAACCCCTGCCTGGCGATGGCAGCACATGAAAGCTGCTCTGGAAACACTATCTGTTCCTCTCGTGCCCTGCGTGAAACAGTGGACTTACTGAGGGAGGTTATTGTGAACCAGGTGATGGGCAGCTTTTCACCAGCGCCAGCTTTTCCTTGTGCAAGCAGAAGCACTGAGGATGCAGCTGGCACCACCAGTTGTTTTGAGACAACTGATGACCCCAACTCCAAGTCAACCACTGCAAATGAAAGGAAAAGGAGCAAAAAGAGCTGGAAGCAAAAACTTTGCATCTTGCCTAAACTGAAGATTCCTAAAGAGAGGATCTATAAAAAG TATTTCTCTAGGAGAAATGCTGTGAGCCCTTTGGCACCAAACCTGGCATGTCCACTGGACATTGATACAGCAGAAGGAAATCATTTGCTGGAGAACCTGACCTTTACATCTTCAGTGGTTATCATCA GTGAACCACATGCCTCCACCTCGCAGCAGATAGAAAATGTCCCTGCTCCTGACACAGCAGCAAAGAAACCAAAGAAGCGCAACATTTTCACCAAGTTCTTCTGGTCTATTACCAAGTCTCTGCAAACATGCTTCAAAAAGTAA